A genomic window from Dehalococcoidales bacterium includes:
- a CDS encoding DUF5658 family protein, which produces MKYLITLLCGFEISDGIITHLLVGNGQFREGNPLMAPIVGEGNFLLLKVVGVLLCALVLLKMYRRFPRVTILTTSSVVTFYGIVIGWNLGLFLAV; this is translated from the coding sequence ATGAAGTACCTCATCACTCTTCTGTGCGGGTTCGAGATTTCCGATGGCATAATCACGCATCTCCTCGTCGGCAACGGCCAGTTCCGGGAAGGCAACCCCCTGATGGCGCCCATCGTCGGAGAAGGCAACTTCCTGCTGCTCAAGGTTGTGGGGGTTCTCCTATGCGCGCTGGTGCTGCTGAAAATGTACCGGCGTTTCCCCAGAGTCACTATACTGACCACATCCAGTGTCGTCACGTTCTACGGTATTGTCATCGGGTGGAACCTGGGCCTGTTCCTGGCAGTCTAG
- a CDS encoding response regulator, whose translation MAKILVVEDAVFVRNWCSRLLRENGYDVVEAANGDEALEIYRNEKPDGVLLDITAPETDGVVTIQEIMKMDPAARVAMVTAMGQNAVVLTAIEAGARDSVMKPFDSNRVLDAVEKLIG comes from the coding sequence ATGGCAAAGATACTGGTCGTAGAAGACGCCGTCTTTGTGCGCAACTGGTGTTCCAGGTTACTTAGAGAGAATGGCTATGACGTGGTTGAGGCGGCAAATGGTGACGAAGCCCTGGAAATATACAGGAATGAAAAGCCGGATGGAGTATTGCTGGATATCACCGCACCCGAGACAGACGGTGTGGTAACAATACAGGAGATAATGAAGATGGACCCGGCAGCCCGGGTGGCCATGGTCACCGCTATGGGTCAGAATGCCGTGGTATTGACCGCCATAGAAGCGGGAGCACGAGATTCCGTGATGAAGCCCTTCGACAGCAACAGGGTGCTGGATGCGGTGGAGAAGCTGATCGGCTAG